The following coding sequences lie in one Hippopotamus amphibius kiboko isolate mHipAmp2 chromosome 17, mHipAmp2.hap2, whole genome shotgun sequence genomic window:
- the LOC130839691 gene encoding neuferricin isoform X2, producing the protein MYLPGRDASRAFVTGDYSEAGLVNDVSDLSLSEMLTLQNWLSFYEKNYEFIGRVIGRFYREDGLPTPELTQAEAMITKALEANKQDLKEKQKFPPCNAEWSSTRGSRFWCSQKSGGVSRDWIGVPRKLFKPGAKEPHCVCVKTTGPPSDQTPDDPTHRNRGDLDHPNLGEYTGCPPLATTCSVPL; encoded by the exons ATGTACTTACCAG GCCGAGATGCATCCAGAGCGTTTGTGACCGGGGATTACTCTGAAGCAGGCCTTGTGAATGATGTATCTGACCTGTCACTTTCTGAGATGCTGACACTCCAAAATTGGCTTTCATTCTATGAGAAGAATTATGAATTCATTG GAAGGGTGATAGGAAGGTTCTACAGAGAGGATGGGCTGCCTACCCCTGAACTGACCCAAGCAGAAGCCATGATCACCAAAGCCTTGGAGGCAAACAAACAGGACCTGAAAGAGAAGCAGAAGTTTCCACCATGCAATGCTGAGTGGAGCTCAACCAGGGGCAGCCGGTTCTGGTGCTCCCAAAAGAG tGGAGGTGTGAGCAGAGATTGGATCGGTGTCCCCCGGAAGCTGTTTAAGCCGGGCGCCAAGGAgccccactgtgtgtgtgtgaaaacaaCTGGCCCCCCTAGTGACCAGACGCCGGACGACCCTACGCACAGAAATCGTGGGGACTTGGACCACCCCAACCTGGGGGAATACACAGGCTGCCCACCCCTAGCCACCACGTGCTCTGTCCCCCTCTAA
- the LOC130839691 gene encoding neuferricin isoform X1 — MPGLGGRGLWLGLAAAAAAAAAIAARLMGWWSPRADFRLFTPEELARHRGRPGDPGLYLALLGRVYDVSSGRRHYEPGAHYSGFAGRDASRAFVTGDYSEAGLVNDVSDLSLSEMLTLQNWLSFYEKNYEFIGRVIGRFYREDGLPTPELTQAEAMITKALEANKQDLKEKQKFPPCNAEWSSTRGSRFWCSQKSGGVSRDWIGVPRKLFKPGAKEPHCVCVKTTGPPSDQTPDDPTHRNRGDLDHPNLGEYTGCPPLATTCSVPL, encoded by the exons ATGCCCGGGCTCGGCGGGCGTGGGCTCTGGCTGGGTctggccgcggcggcggcggcggcggcggccataGCCGCACGGCTGATGGGCTGGTGGAGTCCCCGCGCGGACTTTCGCCTTTTCACACCCGAGGAGCTGGCCCGCCATCGCGGCCGCCCTGGGGACCCGGGCCTCTACTTGGCCTTGCTCGGCCGCGTCTACGATGTGTCCTCTGGCCGGAGGCACTACGAGCCTGGGGCTCACTATAGCGGCTTCGCAG GCCGAGATGCATCCAGAGCGTTTGTGACCGGGGATTACTCTGAAGCAGGCCTTGTGAATGATGTATCTGACCTGTCACTTTCTGAGATGCTGACACTCCAAAATTGGCTTTCATTCTATGAGAAGAATTATGAATTCATTG GAAGGGTGATAGGAAGGTTCTACAGAGAGGATGGGCTGCCTACCCCTGAACTGACCCAAGCAGAAGCCATGATCACCAAAGCCTTGGAGGCAAACAAACAGGACCTGAAAGAGAAGCAGAAGTTTCCACCATGCAATGCTGAGTGGAGCTCAACCAGGGGCAGCCGGTTCTGGTGCTCCCAAAAGAG tGGAGGTGTGAGCAGAGATTGGATCGGTGTCCCCCGGAAGCTGTTTAAGCCGGGCGCCAAGGAgccccactgtgtgtgtgtgaaaacaaCTGGCCCCCCTAGTGACCAGACGCCGGACGACCCTACGCACAGAAATCGTGGGGACTTGGACCACCCCAACCTGGGGGAATACACAGGCTGCCCACCCCTAGCCACCACGTGCTCTGTCCCCCTCTAA
- the LOC130839691 gene encoding neuferricin isoform X3 has product MLTLQNWLSFYEKNYEFIGRVIGRFYREDGLPTPELTQAEAMITKALEANKQDLKEKQKFPPCNAEWSSTRGSRFWCSQKSGGVSRDWIGVPRKLFKPGAKEPHCVCVKTTGPPSDQTPDDPTHRNRGDLDHPNLGEYTGCPPLATTCSVPL; this is encoded by the exons ATGCTGACACTCCAAAATTGGCTTTCATTCTATGAGAAGAATTATGAATTCATTG GAAGGGTGATAGGAAGGTTCTACAGAGAGGATGGGCTGCCTACCCCTGAACTGACCCAAGCAGAAGCCATGATCACCAAAGCCTTGGAGGCAAACAAACAGGACCTGAAAGAGAAGCAGAAGTTTCCACCATGCAATGCTGAGTGGAGCTCAACCAGGGGCAGCCGGTTCTGGTGCTCCCAAAAGAG tGGAGGTGTGAGCAGAGATTGGATCGGTGTCCCCCGGAAGCTGTTTAAGCCGGGCGCCAAGGAgccccactgtgtgtgtgtgaaaacaaCTGGCCCCCCTAGTGACCAGACGCCGGACGACCCTACGCACAGAAATCGTGGGGACTTGGACCACCCCAACCTGGGGGAATACACAGGCTGCCCACCCCTAGCCACCACGTGCTCTGTCCCCCTCTAA